One window from the genome of Elaeis guineensis isolate ETL-2024a chromosome 5, EG11, whole genome shotgun sequence encodes:
- the LOC105045204 gene encoding translationally-controlled tumor protein homolog — protein sequence MLVYQDLLTGDELLSDSFPYKEIENGMLWEVEGKWVIQGAIDVDIGANPSAEGGEDEGVDDQAVKVVDIVDTFRLQEQPAFDKKQFVTFMKRYIKNLTPKLDAEKQELFKKHIEGATKFLLSKLKDLQFFVGESMHDDGGLVFAYYKDGATDPTFLYFAYGLKEVKC from the exons ATGCTCGTCTATCAGGATCTTCTCACAG GAGATGAGCTTTTGTCAGACTCATTTCCATACAAGGAAATAGAGAATGGTATGCTGTGGGAAGTTGAAGGAAAG TGGGTCATTCAAGGAGCAATTGATGTGGACATTGGTGCAAACCCTTCCGCCGAAGGTGGTGAGGATGAAGGAGTTGATGACCAGGCTGTTAAGGTGGTTGATATTGTGGATACCTTTCGGCTTCAG GAGCAACCAGCATTTGATAAGAAACAATTCGTGACCTTCATGAAGCGGTATATCAAAAATTTGACTCCTAAGTTGGACGCCGAGAAACAGGAGTTATTTAAGAAACACATTGAGGGAGCTACCAAGTTTTTACTTTCAAAGCTTAAGGACCTGCAATT TTTCGTAGGTGAGAGCATGCATGATGACGGCGGCTTGGTCTTTGCTTACTACAAAGATGGTGCAACGGATCCAACATTCTTGTATTTTGCCTATGGGTTGAAGGAGGTCAAGTGCTAA
- the LOC105045204 gene encoding translationally-controlled tumor protein homolog isoform X1, producing the protein MRDEGDELLSDSFPYKEIENGMLWEVEGKWVIQGAIDVDIGANPSAEGGEDEGVDDQAVKVVDIVDTFRLQEQPAFDKKQFVTFMKRYIKNLTPKLDAEKQELFKKHIEGATKFLLSKLKDLQFFVGESMHDDGGLVFAYYKDGATDPTFLYFAYGLKEVKC; encoded by the exons ATGAGAGATGAAG GAGATGAGCTTTTGTCAGACTCATTTCCATACAAGGAAATAGAGAATGGTATGCTGTGGGAAGTTGAAGGAAAG TGGGTCATTCAAGGAGCAATTGATGTGGACATTGGTGCAAACCCTTCCGCCGAAGGTGGTGAGGATGAAGGAGTTGATGACCAGGCTGTTAAGGTGGTTGATATTGTGGATACCTTTCGGCTTCAG GAGCAACCAGCATTTGATAAGAAACAATTCGTGACCTTCATGAAGCGGTATATCAAAAATTTGACTCCTAAGTTGGACGCCGAGAAACAGGAGTTATTTAAGAAACACATTGAGGGAGCTACCAAGTTTTTACTTTCAAAGCTTAAGGACCTGCAATT TTTCGTAGGTGAGAGCATGCATGATGACGGCGGCTTGGTCTTTGCTTACTACAAAGATGGTGCAACGGATCCAACATTCTTGTATTTTGCCTATGGGTTGAAGGAGGTCAAGTGCTAA